The Triticum aestivum cultivar Chinese Spring chromosome 6D, IWGSC CS RefSeq v2.1, whole genome shotgun sequence genomic sequence TTAATCAAGCGTCGCCCTCCTCGCCTAGGTTCTCGGCAGCGTCGGGGACGACACTGTTATCGGCGGCGCCTGTCGTGTTGGTAGCACTTCTGCTTCCATTGTTTCCCTTCGATCACCTCTTAGGGCGGCTACACTTTGGGTTATCCTTGGGATTCTCCTTAGAATTATCCTTAGCAGTATCAAGCATGTAGACATCGTAAGTGGACGTCGCGGCCTAGTTGCCTCTATGGGGTATGGCCACCGGTGAATTTGCTCTGGAATTGCCACAGACATCTTCGTCCATGTCGATGGCTTTGTGAGAGCCATAGTCAAGCGCATCGGTCAAGTCCTAGACCGAGgtgactaggtgggtggtgggtgcgaTGAAAATTTCCTAATCATCTTTTTTGCATCTGCTATGATCATAGACGGCGGATGAGATCAGCGGTTTTTGGATTCGATCCAGCACCTCTTTTATAAGCAAGAGCTCCTCGGTGTCCAGGACGTGGCTGTAAGCCGAGCTGACCCGGAATAGTTTGTTTGGGATGCTTGATGCAACACCGTCCTCTTGCTCGTCTGGGGCTGATCCTAATCGACGCGAGTAGCAAGTACACCGGTCATTGATGACGCGAACGCTGCTGCCGGGTCTGAAGACGAGCTCGGCTCAAGGCCAATGTTTGAGGGCCCAATGTTTTAGCCGGATGTGGCGATCACCTAATCTATGTCCTGGGTTGGCTCTAGGGAGAGGGCGGATCCGAGGATCCCATCGTAAGCCGGCTCCGGGACCACGAAGTTGGAGAGGTCTTCAAACTGATATAGGGTCCATCCTGAAAGGATCAGGTTAGCTCGGGCATCCGTGGTGTACTCTAGGCTTTTGAACATGGCGATTTGATTTGGAGCGAAGTTCTCGACACGGCCTAGAACGTCGGTCGGATCGGAATGTAGCACAATGTTTCCAAAGGAGAAAAGTTGGCCATGGACGAAGAAGTCACCATAGCCAATACTGCTATTGATCTGCAGATGAGTCATCGACCTTTGGTGACCAAATAttgagctctcaatgaaagcactaatgtcggtgtcaagaccggcagacctcgggtagggggttgAGTTGTATGataggatcgatgggtaacaagaaATAGGAGACACGaagcttttacccaggttcgggccctctctaaggaggtaaaaccctacgtccttctctTGCTTATATTTTGAATGTATCAAAGTACATAATTGAACTACCTTAAGATCGGAAGTTATGGTCTAAATTGTAGGGGTAATGGCAAGGATGATGAATGTATGatcgcctctatggactaaaccctctagctTATATAGGTAccaggggtatctagggttacacatggccGGTTTCCATTCCAGGGGTTACATGTCGAATCTAATAGCTATACTGGGAGTACACGCTAAGTCCTCAGTGAAGCCCGATATGCTCATGCCACAAATCAGAGGCCTCTAGGATCCTTCCTCATTAACGGGCTGTAAGTTCAGCCCATGGACTAGGCTAGCTAGGCCGAGACCCCCTAGTCCAATACACCTCACCCActaacgatgctagacgcaccaacAGGACAGGGGCTAGGCGAGGAGaattttattccatcttcagggagttaCCGTCATCCCGCCTTCCTATGCATGACACAAACGCTAACAAACCTCGAAGAAACATCTAAAAAAATCAAAGTGACTATTTAATACTAAGACCTAAATTCAAAATTTCGGGAGTTACAATGGCGAGTATTAGTAGTGTATATAAATTTCTCATAAAAAGTATATTAGAAATAAATACTACATAAATGCCTTGAATTTACAAAATCGCATATTATTACCCCCTCGATTCAAAATATATTGTTCTTCTTTATGGTAAGCATACAAATATTAATTACATTAATGTGCTTCAATTGGCACAATGATCTATCACACCTCCATGTATATTGTTTCTCTTCATTTTGATCTACTCAAATAATATACTACATCAGTGCCTTTTAATACCCATTCAAATATAATAGGAGAGCAGAGGAGAAAATCTGTTTATTTATGGAAGTTAATAAAAGCACGTGATTTGGGGGAAATATATTATGGCAGGTACTAAATGCAACTAGGAAATTGGGTTATGTTTACCTACCACTTCTTTCTGTTCCACTACTAAAGAAATGGTTCAGTGGTATAAATAGGCACCTAGGCCCTTCTATCTTCCTTGCCCAACGAAATTCAGTTCATAGTGATCTAGCCATGGCGATCAAGCTTATAGCAATAGCCTTTTTCTTGCTCCTTCTAGCCTTTGCTGAGTGTAGCGACGGGGGTGAACCTCCATCTTCTCGTAAGTACTAGTTCTAGCTTTACCAAGTCGAGGGTGTGTCAAGTCTGAATCACCTCATATAGTTTGTTATTTCCTCTAGAAAAAGAAATTTTTGGTGAAACTTTGTATGCGGTACATTGGGATTCCCCTTCAAGTAAGTACTTGTGCTACCTTACCATGTTAAGAATGTGTTAATTCCGAACAAACTCATGGTTTGTCATTTCCTGTAGAAGGAGAAGGTTTTGAGGCTAGTGCTTATAAGGTGGATTGGAACCCAGAAGATGCACCTTCCAGTAAGTTCTTCTACTACCTTACCAAGTTGAGAATGTGTTAGTCCCAAACGAATCATGGTTTGTTATTTCCTACAGAAGAAAAAGGTTTTGGGGCAAGTGCTTATAAGGTGGATTGGAAACCAGAAGATGCACCATCTGGTAAGTACTTGTGCTACCTTACCACGTCAAGTATATGTTAGTCCTGAAAGAACTCATGGTTTGTTACTTCCCCTAGAAGAAAAAGGTTTTGGTGCAAGTGCTTATAAGGTGGATTGGAAACCAGAAGATGGATCTTCCAGTAAGTACTTGTGCTACCTTACCAAGTCAAGAATGTGTTAGTCCTGAATGAACTCATGACTTGTTATTTCCTGTAGAAGAAAAAGGTTTTGGGGCAAGTGCTTATAAGGTGGATTGGAAATCAGAAGATGCACCTTCCGGTAAGTACTTGTGCTACCTTGCCAATTCGAGAATGTGTTAGTCCGGAATGAACTCATGGTTTATTATTTCCTGCAGAACAAAAAGGTTTTGGGGCAAGTGCTTATAAGGTGGATTGGAAACCAGAAGATCCATCTTCCAGTAAGTACTGGTGCTGCCTTACCATGTCAAGAATGTGTTAGTCCTGAATGAACTCATGCTTTGTTATTTTCTGCAGAACAAAATGGTTTTGGGGCAAGTGCTTATAAGGTGGATTGGAAACGAGAAGATGCACCTTCCAGTAAGTACTTTTGCTACCTTACCATGTCAAGAATGTGTTAATCCTGAATGAACTCATGGTTTGTTATTTCCTACAGGAGAACAAGGTTTTTGGGCAAATGCTTATAAGGTAGATTGGAAACGAGACGATGCACCTTCCAGTAAGTACTTCTGCTACCTTACCAAGTCAAGAATGTGTTAGTCCTAAATGAATGTTTACTAATGATTTGTTATTTCCAGCAGAAGAAAAAGGTTTTGGGGCAAGTGCTTATAAGGTGGATTGGAAATCAAAAGATGCACATTCCGGTAAGTACTTGTGCTACCTTGCCAAGTTGAGAATGGGTTAGTCCTGAATGAACTCACGGTTTCTTATTTCCTGCAGAAGAAAAAGGTTTTAGGGCAAGTGCTTATAAGGTGCATTGGAAACCAGAAGATGCATCTTCCAGTAAGTACTTGTGCTACCTTACCATGTCAAGAATTTGTTAGTCCTGAATGAACTCATTGTTTGTTATTTCCTGCAGAACAAAAAGGTTTTGGGGCAAGTGCTTATAAGGTGGATTGGAAACGAGAAGATGCATTTTCCAGTAAGTACTAGTGCTGCCTTACCATGTCAAGAGTGTGCTAGTCCTGAATCAACTCATGGTTTGTTATTTCCTACAGAACAAAATGGTTTTGGGGAAAGTGCTTATAAGGTGGATTGGAAACCAGAAGATGCACCTTCCAGTAAGTACTTCTGCTACCTTACCATGTCAAGAATGTGTTAGTCCTGAATGAGCTCATGGTTTGTTATTTCCTATAGGAGAACAAGGTTTTGGGGCAAGTGCTTATAAGGTGGATTGGAAACGGGACGATGCACCTTCCAGTAAGTACTTGTGCTACCTTACCAAGTCAAGAATGTGTTAGTCCTAAATGAACGTTTACTCATGGCTTGTTATTTCTACCAGAAGAAAAAGGTTTTGGGGAAAGTGCTTATAAGGTGGATTGGAAATCAGAAGATGCACCTTCCGGTAAGTACTTGTGCTACCTTGCCAAGTCGAGAATGGGTTAGTCCCGAATGAACTCAGGGTTTGTTATTTCCTGCAGAAGAAAAAGGTTTTGGGGCAAGTGCTTATAAGGTGGATTGGAAACTAGAAGATACAACTTCTAGTAAGTACTTGTGCTACCTTACCATGTCAAGAATGTGTTAGTCCTGAATGAATTCATTGTTTGTTATTTCCTGCAGAACAAAAAGGTTTTGGGGCAAGTGCTTATAAGGTGGATTGGAAACCAGAAGGTGCACCTTCTAGTAAGTACTTCTGCTACCTTACCATGTCAAGAATGTATTAGTCCAGAATGAACTCAGGGTTTGTTAGTTCCTGCAGGAGAAGAAGGTTTTGGGGCAAGTGTTTATAAGGTGGATTGGAAACCAGAAGATGCACGTTCCAGTAAGTACTTCtgctaccttaccaagtcgataaTGTGTTAGTCCTGAATGAGCGTTTACTCAAGGTTTGTTATTTCCTTCAGAAGGAAAAAGTTTTGGGGCAAGTGCTTATAAGGTGGATTGGAAATTAGAAGATGCACCTTCTGGTAAGTACTTGTGCTACCTTGCCAAGTCGACAATGGGTTAGTCCTGAATGAACTCACGGTTTGTTATTTCCTGCAGAAGAAAAAAGTTTTGGGGAAAGTGCTTATAAAGTTGATTGGAAACTAGAAGATTCAATTTCCAGTAAGTACTTGTGCTACATATCTTATCAAGTGGAGAACGTGTTAGTTCTAAAGCAACTCATAGTTTGTGATTTTCTGCAGAAAAAAAACGATTTTGATGGAAGTGCTTATGTGGTACATTGGGATCCAAATCATGCACACTCTCGTAAGTACTTGTGTTACCATATCAAGTTGAGATTTTTTTAATATTATGTCTTAGTTTCTTTATACCAGTGAAAAAATGCATTTAATATCCAAAAATAACATTAGTATGTCAATATTTCTGTTAAACTTCTGTTTTAATTAATAACAATGCAGCTTCCTCCATTCCCGAAGAACTAGAGAAACGCGGAGATGTAAAATTTCAAACCGGCATGTTATTCCTGAAGAAGAATCTACACATTGGCACTACACTGCCTCAAGGAACCATGTTTGCACGAGATGGTGCACCAAAGTCTATTCATTTTTCCTCTACTCCGTTGGAGTCAAAGTACTTGACAACCATCCTTTCATACTTCAAATTACCACACGGCTCGATGAAGGCAAATCAGGTAGCTGACACCCTTCATTCATGTGGGAAACCGGCTGACAAGAAGGAACCTCACATGTGTTTCTCATCCCGCGAAGCAATGGCAAGGTTCGCCACCCGAGAATTGGGAGTCAGCAGCGCACGAGCAGCCATTACAAGGATTCATGGGCATGAGAACCCTAGCTCCATGTATGTCGTGGAACAGATCACCCAACTCAACAGTAACGTGGTGCCATGCCACCCTATGGATTTTCCGTATGAGGTTTTTTATTGCCATCGGCCAAAACAAGTGCAATCTTTGAGGGTGCAACTCAAGGATTTGAAAGATGGCATGTCGCGTGTGACGGCAATAGCCATGTGTCACATGAACACATCTGACTGGGACACACAGTACTTCGAGCTATTAGACGGAGAGCATGGTGAACCTATTTGCCACTACATGTCTACCGATTACATCATGTTCTATTAGATATATTTAAAGTTGCTGCTAAACTATGTAATCTTGTTATCTGATCAATAAAGCATGTCGAGTGTCCAGACTTTGCTCAAAAATACTTAATCACACCAAGTTTTGAGAGTCTTTGGACTACTACTGATCAACATTCCTTTTATTGCATCTGAAATAACTCTAATTTAGTTACCTATATTATGATGCACTTGAGAATCTTTATTTTTGCATCTCGGCCGCTAGGCCGAGCCGTTCCTGGCATATGCCGCCTAACCGCTAGTCAAGGAGAGGTAGACCTATGCCATCTCGGTCGTCCCTGGTGAAGGAGAGATGGATTCGCATCATCCCGGCCGCTGTTGGAGGAGATGACTTAAGGAGAAGGGGTCACGGGTAGGTGTTAGCCTTCTACCAGTCCTCCTAACCATCCTCTCCACCGCCTATACCCCATGGTTCAGCAATACCGGAGAAACGAGAGAGGGAAAGGTGCAGTTGAGAGAGACGGACTAGAACGGGGTTGAGAGCGAGGTGTTGTGGTTTTATGCCATTCCACCGATTTGGAGGAACTGGGCATTCTGGATCTAAGGGGTATATTCCATTTTATGGAATGGGTGCCTTAAGATTCTCTTTCCCAACTAAACAAAAGAACATGTTTCTTGGCACGGCAGAACCGTCCCGTTATTTTCCATGTGATTTCACCAATCCAGTAGACCCTTAGATAATATTGGGAAGCCCAACTTGACGTGCATTGCCCGCAGAAGCGGTGGGAAAACCACAATGAACAATCAAGTTAAAGATCGATAAAGTTTTAACAGGCATTGATTATACATATAATGTAACGATCCGAACCGTCATAGTCCAAATCTTCTAATTTCTGTGCTATCTCTGGATTAAAAGCTCTAGTACAAGAAGGAATATCAAACACAAAGTTGGTTGTATCCTTGATCTCGAGAATAACAGTTTACACAAATTTCTACCCCACAATGTTCTCGTGTAGCTCAGGCTACATGAAACCTCTTATCCTCAACCCTATAGCCTTGCTTTCTGATTATCTCAAAGCAAGGAGAAGAACCCAAACATTGTTGAGGAAGTAGCTGCGCTCTACAAGAAGGAACATCACTTGATTGTGGTAACTAAAAAGCAAACTCGTGATCATTTGATCATCTCCCTCTACACTAATCACACCAGTTGTGATTGACTTTTTGTTTGTTTTGTGCTCTCATAGGGCCGCCACACGGGCGTGCGATCCAAGCTCGCGACTACGGACCTCGTAACCACGGTAATTACGGCTTGGCCAACCATCCACTCAATTCTCACTCAATCTAGCATGAGCTAACTTGTGATTCGGGTTGACGTGTAGGGGTACGAGAACGCGAGGAGCCTACAAGGTGTGGCTACATTGCCTTCCTCCAGAGTGCAGCAGTGGCTCAGCGGCCTGCAGCTGAGCAGCAGTAAGCTTGAGCATGGTCGATGAAGCGAGCGAGCCAGCAAAGAATACTACTCATGCATGGCCAAGTGGAATAAGTTTGGGATCGCCCAGAACCTTCTTACATGTGTTCACCATGTTTTCTTTTCTGAACTCTTCACCGATGTTCTTGATGATGTAAAGATACGGGAGTCGTGTGAGTGTGAATGGGATTCTGTCAGCATCTCAAGGGGCCGGGGTGAGGGAACAAGCGTACGCAGATATGCGCTCGAGGATGTTTTTCACTTTGTGTACCTTCGATTGTTGTCTCCCTTGTTTTCGTTCAGCTTTTGGCCTGAACTTGTTTGTTCCTTCAGTCTTGACTCTAAAAATTCAGAGTCCTATCTAGTGGGATCGTTTCTTCAGGCCATTTTATTTTAGGCAAAATAAACCTCTAATGCTGTTCGCCATCTTGTTAGTCTCTCATTAGCAGGATTTGTAAAAGCAACAATAGGAAACACACAGAAATGTTCTGACATTTCATCTTCGGTTCCACAA encodes the following:
- the LOC123144595 gene encoding BURP domain-containing protein 4-like, translated to MAIKLIAIAFFLLLLAFAECSDGEEKGFGASAYKVDWKPEDAPSEEKGFGASAYKVDWKPEDGSSKEKGFGASAYKVDWKSEDAPSEQNGFGASAYKVDWKREDAPSKEKGFGASAYKVDWKSKDAHSEEKGFGESAYKVDWKSEDAPSASSIPEELEKRGDVKFQTGMLFLKKNLHIGTTLPQGTMFARDGAPKSIHFSSTPLESKYLTTILSYFKLPHGSMKANQVADTLHSCGKPADKKEPHMCFSSREAMARFATRELGVSSARAAITRIHGHENPSSMYVVEQITQLNSNVVPCHPMDFPYEVFYCHRPKQVQSLRVQLKDLKDGMSRVTAIAMCHMNTSDWDTQYFELLDGEHGEPICHYMSTDYIMFY